In Gemmatimonadales bacterium, the following are encoded in one genomic region:
- a CDS encoding tyrosine-type recombinase/integrase, whose amino-acid sequence MLKEPRLWPWIVAAVPCPVTHWRLRAVWRRAASRAGCAGLRLNDLRHAMAQWATDAGADLPMIQATLGHTTVVMTGRYARRRLRADHARILGNLLGGATESPAVGTAEVAKSL is encoded by the coding sequence GTGCTGAAGGAGCCCCGGCTCTGGCCCTGGATCGTGGCAGCGGTGCCCTGCCCCGTCACTCACTGGCGGCTCCGGGCCGTCTGGCGGCGCGCGGCGAGCCGGGCCGGGTGCGCGGGACTCCGGCTCAACGATCTCAGGCACGCGATGGCGCAGTGGGCGACGGATGCCGGGGCCGACCTGCCGATGATTCAGGCGACGTTGGGCCACACGACCGTGGTGATGACGGGCCGGTATGCGCGGCGGCGGCTCCGGGCCGATCATGCGCGAATCTTGGGGAATCTGTTGGGGGGCGCCACTGAAAGTCCCGCAGTCGGGACAGCGGAAGTAGCTAAGTCCTTATGA